A section of the Corynebacterium tuberculostearicum genome encodes:
- a CDS encoding dUTP diphosphatase, translating to MIYYSLDDGAAHPRQAYKDDAGIDLALKHDLTVPVGSHRVGDTGVHVAVPRGHVGMVFVRSSTGIKNHLVLSNGTGIIDSGFRGQIKISLHNTGDTTQHIAAGDYIAQLVVVPIAPNEICEVPELETSERGTNGIGSSD from the coding sequence ATGATTTATTACTCCCTTGATGATGGCGCAGCACACCCGCGCCAAGCCTACAAAGACGACGCCGGCATAGACCTGGCCCTCAAACACGACCTCACCGTACCCGTAGGCTCCCACAGGGTAGGAGACACCGGCGTGCACGTTGCCGTGCCACGTGGGCATGTGGGCATGGTGTTTGTGCGCAGCAGCACCGGGATTAAGAATCACCTCGTGCTCTCCAACGGCACCGGCATTATTGACAGTGGATTTAGGGGCCAAATCAAAATCAGCCTGCATAACACCGGCGACACCACACAGCACATCGCAGCCGGCGACTACATCGCCCAACTCGTAGTAGTCCCCATCGCACCCAACGAAATCTGCGAAGTCCCCGAACTAGAAACCAGTGAACGCGGCACCAACGGCATC
- a CDS encoding DNA cytosine methyltransferase has product MSLRIGSMFAGYSGLEMGVMQVLDAQPVWFAEIDEAPARILHHHYPDVLNLGDVTKVDWGSVPPIDILTAGYPCQPFSQAGHRKGTNDERHLWPYVYEAIKHLRPRIAFFENVRGHLTLGLAEVLEDLASIGWDAQWACVRASDVGAPHHRERLFILAYPDCERPQAGGLARRPAQEITWDNDLYDTLAGLNRAPDISHEMKLCWGDTAPAILTWAMLTNQNPPPIVIDHEDKALHPRFPETRAATNPEFIEWMMGLPAGWVTDVPGLTRNQQLKALGNGVVPAQAAYALNHLLNL; this is encoded by the coding sequence ATGAGCCTGAGAATCGGCTCTATGTTTGCGGGCTATTCCGGTCTGGAAATGGGTGTGATGCAGGTGCTCGACGCGCAGCCCGTGTGGTTCGCAGAGATAGATGAAGCCCCGGCCCGCATCCTCCACCACCACTACCCGGACGTTCTCAACCTTGGCGACGTAACCAAAGTGGATTGGGGGAGCGTGCCGCCTATTGACATTCTCACTGCTGGCTATCCTTGTCAGCCCTTTTCGCAGGCCGGGCACCGCAAAGGAACCAACGATGAAAGGCACCTCTGGCCCTATGTCTACGAGGCAATTAAGCATCTTCGACCTCGAATCGCATTCTTCGAGAACGTCCGAGGCCACCTCACACTGGGACTCGCCGAAGTGCTGGAAGACCTTGCCAGCATCGGGTGGGATGCGCAATGGGCATGTGTACGAGCGTCCGATGTTGGTGCGCCGCACCACCGGGAGCGGCTTTTCATTCTTGCCTACCCCGACTGCGAGCGACCACAAGCGGGCGGACTCGCCCGCCGACCAGCGCAGGAAATCACCTGGGATAACGACCTGTACGATACATTGGCCGGGCTTAACCGCGCCCCCGACATCAGCCACGAGATGAAACTCTGCTGGGGTGACACAGCCCCCGCAATCCTCACATGGGCCATGCTCACTAACCAGAACCCGCCGCCCATAGTGATAGACCACGAGGACAAGGCCCTGCACCCTCGGTTTCCTGAGACCAGGGCGGCAACAAACCCCGAGTTCATCGAATGGATGATGGGTCTGCCGGCCGGCTGGGTAACAGACGTCCCCGGACTCACCCGCAACCAGCAACTCAAAGCACTAGGCAATGGTGTCGTGCCAGCCCAAGCCGCCTACGCGCTCAACCACCTACTCAACCTTTAA
- a CDS encoding single-stranded DNA-binding protein, whose amino-acid sequence MIDVITLTGGLPRDAELRFTPQGAAVANFTLANSDNKFDEGQNQWVKTRSVYLDVTIWNEQGNKQNPTPWAEMAANLKKGDQVAVTGKLVTRSWETKEGEKRSKVEFNALRFYVLPAAPQQQPNQAQQQWNNAAQNGQTAASGAWSQPAQAGQDQTPPF is encoded by the coding sequence ATGATTGACGTAATCACCCTCACCGGCGGTTTGCCACGAGACGCAGAGCTTCGATTTACGCCGCAGGGAGCTGCGGTGGCTAACTTCACCCTCGCCAATTCGGATAATAAGTTCGATGAAGGGCAGAACCAGTGGGTGAAGACTCGCAGCGTGTACCTAGATGTGACCATCTGGAACGAGCAGGGCAATAAGCAGAATCCCACCCCGTGGGCTGAGATGGCTGCAAACCTGAAAAAGGGCGACCAGGTAGCTGTTACCGGCAAGCTAGTTACCCGCTCGTGGGAGACCAAGGAAGGGGAGAAGCGCAGCAAGGTTGAGTTCAACGCACTGCGCTTCTACGTGCTTCCTGCCGCGCCGCAGCAGCAGCCCAACCAAGCGCAGCAGCAGTGGAACAACGCCGCGCAGAATGGACAAACCGCTGCTAGTGGGGCGTGGTCACAACCAGCACAGGCCGGCCAAGACCAGACCCCGCCATTCTGA
- a CDS encoding YqaJ viral recombinase family protein yields MHRNRTARNWQELRQQKESGERWGGNDYTVWGTGREPILAPLVVEVDSRLVYNADPQTIIINPDDDRLCGTPDLFSEDGEVIGEIKTAKHQFTGGRFHNWCPDGYYLQIQANMWHAGAEACVLLVEYYQEQDGEFSPVEYECQVIYYNPAVVEAMQRTAKEWFAWLEGTTPEWMGEVTSLEDADEVEDLVAQLADAEEKAASWSDLAKTYKKDLLKLLGDSYAGNHAGYKVSVSTTKDTKTFDSKAFKTAHPDLFAEFNTKTRRGSTRLRLTKVVN; encoded by the coding sequence ATGCACCGGAACCGAACCGCCCGGAATTGGCAAGAATTACGCCAGCAGAAAGAATCGGGGGAACGGTGGGGAGGTAATGATTACACGGTTTGGGGCACTGGCCGCGAACCTATTCTGGCCCCGCTTGTGGTGGAGGTTGATTCGCGTCTCGTATATAACGCGGACCCGCAAACCATCATCATCAACCCTGACGATGACAGATTGTGCGGCACCCCGGACTTGTTCAGTGAGGACGGGGAGGTAATTGGTGAGATTAAAACCGCCAAGCACCAATTTACCGGAGGGCGCTTCCATAATTGGTGCCCAGACGGGTACTACCTCCAAATACAAGCAAACATGTGGCACGCGGGCGCCGAGGCGTGCGTGCTGCTGGTGGAGTACTACCAGGAGCAGGACGGCGAGTTCAGCCCCGTGGAATACGAATGCCAGGTAATTTACTACAACCCCGCGGTGGTGGAGGCCATGCAGCGCACCGCCAAGGAGTGGTTCGCGTGGCTGGAAGGCACCACCCCGGAGTGGATGGGTGAGGTCACCAGCCTAGAAGACGCCGACGAGGTAGAAGACCTAGTAGCGCAACTAGCGGACGCGGAAGAAAAAGCCGCCAGCTGGTCCGACTTGGCAAAGACCTACAAGAAAGATTTGTTGAAACTGCTTGGTGACTCCTACGCCGGGAACCATGCCGGATACAAGGTGAGCGTGTCCACCACCAAGGACACTAAGACTTTCGATTCCAAGGCGTTTAAGACCGCCCACCCGGACCTATTCGCCGAGTTCAACACCAAAACCCGCCGTGGCTCCACCCGCCTACGCCTGACAAAGGTGGTCAACTAA
- a CDS encoding helix-turn-helix domain-containing protein, with translation METTTWLLADEAAEYMRMDRDSVYEYLQRGELRGVKVGRRWRVRREWCDAFLMGESV, from the coding sequence ATGGAGACTACCACATGGCTGCTGGCTGATGAGGCAGCAGAGTACATGAGGATGGACCGCGATTCGGTGTACGAGTACCTGCAGCGCGGGGAGTTGCGCGGCGTGAAGGTTGGCCGGAGGTGGCGAGTGCGCCGCGAATGGTGCGACGCCTTTTTGATGGGGGAGTCGGTATGA
- a CDS encoding ParB N-terminal domain-containing protein — protein sequence MTTIQVVGNHEYADAFPMASDEELEELAASIAAVGLIHPIVLTPKGEVLDGRNRLAACEKAGVEPTFETRDGDDDDYKEFVIGANTTGRRESMTVQIAAVSSALILGHERRKNGQWDNPGGRGNKGENQFSGFSESAGRKALAQAGIVLDELGPAHLIEVRDGTAFLKTKYNEAKHLKEEREQAEARKVEAEQQAEQREQRAAEFFKSDPAAREWLDEKPAGTFANMRAAFAAIQEEREEIRQAEEARRRKEEQERRDHEAARKRDSGRLRAFLDGWETAWAMRKDPYRDEVLANLEPQLRNRFLTIEKETTWPTKRI from the coding sequence ATGACAACTATACAAGTGGTGGGGAACCACGAATATGCAGATGCATTCCCCATGGCGAGCGATGAAGAGCTAGAGGAACTGGCGGCGTCGATTGCTGCTGTTGGTCTTATTCATCCGATTGTGCTCACGCCGAAGGGTGAAGTACTCGATGGACGTAATCGTTTAGCAGCGTGTGAGAAGGCTGGCGTGGAGCCAACCTTTGAGACGCGTGACGGGGACGATGATGACTACAAGGAGTTCGTCATCGGAGCCAACACCACAGGCCGCCGAGAATCAATGACTGTACAGATAGCCGCTGTTTCCAGTGCGCTCATTTTGGGCCACGAACGGAGAAAAAACGGGCAGTGGGATAACCCGGGCGGGCGCGGGAATAAAGGTGAGAACCAGTTCTCGGGTTTCTCAGAGTCCGCCGGCCGTAAAGCTCTCGCCCAAGCAGGGATTGTGCTTGATGAACTTGGACCTGCACACCTTATCGAAGTTAGAGACGGCACCGCATTTCTTAAGACAAAGTACAACGAGGCGAAACATCTTAAGGAAGAGCGCGAGCAGGCCGAAGCGCGCAAGGTCGAAGCAGAGCAACAGGCGGAACAGCGTGAGCAGCGCGCAGCGGAGTTCTTCAAAAGCGACCCCGCCGCCCGTGAGTGGCTGGATGAGAAACCAGCCGGCACGTTCGCCAACATGCGCGCCGCCTTCGCCGCCATTCAAGAAGAACGCGAAGAAATCCGCCAAGCCGAAGAAGCCCGCCGCCGCAAAGAAGAACAGGAACGCCGCGACCATGAAGCCGCCCGCAAACGCGACAGTGGCCGACTCCGCGCATTCCTCGACGGGTGGGAAACCGCATGGGCAATGCGGAAAGACCCCTACCGCGACGAAGTCCTAGCCAACCTCGAACCACAACTAAGAAACCGATTCCTCACCATTGAAAAGGAAACCACATGGCCGACCAAAAGAATCTAA
- a CDS encoding helix-turn-helix domain-containing protein yields the protein MPNELNTRSERVAEEIRAEMARQQISVDALSEKSGIPISTLRRSVKGQRPFTITELFVITRLLGISVVEIIQRAEGRLAA from the coding sequence ATGCCAAACGAACTAAACACCCGCTCCGAGCGGGTAGCAGAAGAAATTAGGGCAGAAATGGCACGGCAACAAATCTCAGTAGATGCGCTGTCAGAAAAGTCCGGAATCCCCATTTCCACCCTCCGCCGAAGCGTAAAAGGGCAGCGCCCTTTCACTATCACCGAACTGTTTGTAATTACACGACTGTTAGGAATTTCCGTCGTGGAAATCATTCAGCGAGCAGAGGGCCGACTGGCCGCATAA
- a CDS encoding helix-turn-helix domain-containing protein, whose amino-acid sequence MDTFGKVVARLLNDERLHKSVTQAELAESTGISQSQISKQMRGTRDINIDELSAITDALDISLVELIRKAEQEINPDTRNELEERRKRTRMSNPSDSMPEGAVAYSGPDEDAERNDVDDD is encoded by the coding sequence ATGGACACTTTCGGCAAAGTGGTAGCCCGCCTACTGAACGACGAACGCCTACACAAAAGCGTCACCCAAGCCGAACTAGCCGAATCAACCGGAATTTCACAAAGCCAAATCTCCAAACAGATGCGCGGCACACGCGACATCAACATCGACGAACTCAGTGCCATAACCGACGCCCTGGACATTTCCCTTGTCGAACTAATCCGCAAAGCGGAACAAGAAATCAACCCTGATACCCGCAACGAGCTGGAAGAACGCCGCAAGAGGACTCGCATGTCCAACCCGTCTGATTCAATGCCGGAAGGCGCGGTTGCATACAGCGGCCCGGACGAGGACGCGGAAAGGAATGATGTGGATGACGATTAG
- a CDS encoding ImmA/IrrE family metallo-endopeptidase: MTISAVELHLLAESMGVQLRRHTGGCPGWYDHHRRIISTRRGQSIAQYKSVLAHELGHAAHRDTPTGNGHYDQRQERRADEYAAQLLINPHDFEAAAIWHHGHLPAIADELEVTQHILKTWQTLHERQAA; the protein is encoded by the coding sequence ATGACGATTAGCGCGGTAGAGCTGCACCTCCTAGCGGAGAGCATGGGCGTGCAGCTACGGCGCCACACCGGCGGGTGCCCCGGCTGGTATGACCACCACAGGCGGATAATCAGCACAAGGCGCGGTCAATCCATCGCCCAGTACAAAAGCGTGTTGGCTCACGAATTAGGACACGCCGCCCACCGTGACACCCCAACCGGCAACGGTCACTATGACCAACGTCAAGAACGTCGCGCCGACGAATACGCCGCCCAACTACTCATCAACCCCCACGACTTCGAAGCCGCCGCCATATGGCACCACGGCCACCTCCCCGCCATCGCAGACGAACTCGAAGTCACCCAACACATCCTCAAAACCTGGCAAACCCTACACGAAAGGCAAGCAGCCTAA
- a CDS encoding TM2 domain-containing protein, producing the protein MTLLKFLGENYSQEVDRESFFFPNLRELAEDNLAGPGEEFELELQLLPVTDYYGMDRAIIVRESINTLGWLPEEDMDYWWQLACAVHDAGGTIEVPGRVWTSRDWEKDFYSSVRLDMPTMAEAETELENDDVELTATNRKAWTSFSNYIEEYWDPRWVEAHGMTEQEVEQRAEETHRRVEEYRAQGSLEQENTSPYGGWQQSHAQPSPYLQEPHQDYHHAAAGYAPQYSPATHISLPLLWFLWLVLGLFGGHRFYLGNIGIGIIQLFTAGGFGIWWLIDAFIMHNRARALESGTEPRIKF; encoded by the coding sequence ATGACCCTCCTAAAGTTCCTAGGCGAAAATTACAGCCAAGAAGTCGACCGTGAAAGCTTCTTCTTCCCTAACCTCCGAGAATTAGCCGAAGACAATCTAGCCGGCCCCGGAGAAGAGTTCGAACTCGAGCTACAGCTGCTCCCAGTTACCGACTACTACGGCATGGACAGAGCAATCATCGTCCGTGAATCAATCAATACTCTGGGCTGGCTGCCAGAGGAGGACATGGACTATTGGTGGCAGCTCGCCTGCGCTGTCCATGATGCCGGCGGGACCATCGAAGTCCCCGGCCGCGTATGGACTAGCCGCGATTGGGAGAAGGATTTCTATTCCTCCGTGCGCTTGGATATGCCCACTATGGCGGAGGCAGAGACTGAACTCGAAAATGACGATGTAGAGCTCACTGCTACAAATCGGAAGGCGTGGACGAGTTTCAGCAACTACATTGAAGAATATTGGGACCCACGTTGGGTGGAAGCTCACGGCATGACTGAGCAGGAAGTGGAACAGCGGGCGGAGGAAACGCACCGTAGAGTTGAGGAATACCGCGCCCAGGGAAGTCTCGAACAGGAGAACACTAGTCCCTACGGCGGCTGGCAGCAATCGCATGCCCAGCCCTCCCCTTATCTCCAGGAGCCGCATCAGGACTACCACCACGCCGCTGCTGGTTATGCTCCGCAATATAGCCCAGCAACACATATCAGCCTGCCATTGCTGTGGTTCCTTTGGCTCGTCCTAGGACTTTTCGGAGGTCACCGTTTCTACCTCGGGAACATCGGAATTGGCATCATTCAGTTGTTCACCGCAGGCGGTTTCGGAATCTGGTGGCTGATAGACGCATTCATCATGCACAACCGAGCTCGCGCCCTTGAATCCGGTACAGAACCGCGCATCAAATTCTAG
- a CDS encoding tyrosine-type recombinase/integrase: MASIKPYKTAKGRAWRVQYRDPAGKNRTKQGFRTKNEAQAWADKNSTTIRTGDWIDPNAGKATVDELHPAWWATLAPRKPNYRRQLNSAWEHHVKPHWGHRKVNSIKPSEVQEWVGSIEKQRPGREQDTTPSATLILNCHAVLMQILEVAVNDGLIRKNPAKGVKLPKKPGPVKVYLTQEQLNALVRECGPRGDIIAVLGTCGLRWGELAGLRVRDVNVLRRRLTVAQAIARDDSGEWVPMEPKSWEQRTVAVPASIMPLIVKAIEGKGLDEFVWERPSGGCLRPLGHTSFFAHAVKRCVRDGVISDSLTPHGLRHVAAGLMVASGASVKAVQKQLGHKSAMLTLDTYADLFDGDLDEVAGRMDEGLRGLSWGVA, encoded by the coding sequence GTGGCAAGCATTAAACCGTACAAGACAGCAAAAGGGCGGGCGTGGCGAGTCCAGTACCGTGACCCCGCGGGGAAGAACCGCACTAAGCAGGGCTTCCGAACCAAAAACGAGGCCCAAGCCTGGGCGGATAAAAACTCCACCACCATACGCACCGGCGACTGGATAGACCCCAACGCTGGAAAAGCCACCGTGGACGAACTTCACCCCGCATGGTGGGCAACCCTCGCACCACGCAAACCCAACTATCGCCGCCAACTTAATTCCGCGTGGGAGCACCACGTTAAACCCCACTGGGGGCACAGGAAAGTAAACAGCATCAAGCCCTCGGAGGTGCAGGAGTGGGTAGGGTCAATAGAGAAACAGCGCCCTGGGCGCGAGCAAGACACCACACCATCAGCAACCCTAATTCTGAACTGCCATGCGGTACTCATGCAGATTCTCGAAGTAGCAGTCAACGACGGACTAATACGTAAAAATCCCGCCAAGGGCGTCAAGCTACCGAAGAAACCAGGCCCGGTGAAAGTGTATCTCACGCAAGAGCAGCTTAACGCCCTGGTGCGTGAATGTGGCCCGCGTGGTGACATTATCGCGGTGTTAGGCACGTGTGGTTTGCGGTGGGGTGAGTTGGCCGGCCTGCGGGTGAGGGATGTGAATGTGCTTCGGCGTCGTTTGACGGTGGCGCAGGCGATTGCTCGTGATGATTCTGGTGAGTGGGTGCCGATGGAGCCTAAGTCGTGGGAGCAGCGGACGGTGGCGGTTCCGGCGTCGATTATGCCGCTTATTGTGAAAGCTATTGAGGGTAAGGGGCTGGATGAGTTTGTGTGGGAGCGGCCTTCTGGTGGGTGCCTGCGCCCGTTGGGGCATACGTCGTTCTTTGCTCATGCGGTGAAGCGGTGTGTCCGGGATGGGGTGATTTCGGACAGTCTTACTCCGCATGGTTTGCGGCATGTGGCGGCGGGGTTGATGGTGGCGTCTGGTGCGTCGGTGAAGGCGGTGCAAAAGCAGCTGGGCCACAAGTCCGCGATGCTCACCTTGGATACCTACGCAGATTTGTTTGATGGTGACCTGGATGAGGTGGCTGGCCGTATGGATGAGGGGCTGCGTGGGTTGTCGTGGGGTGTGGCGTAG
- a CDS encoding DUF3052 domain-containing protein, which translates to MADAAVKLGIKEGQIALELGWDEDCDTAISESIEAVLGDDFLEEENDELCDVVLLWWREEDGDLVDGLVDASRPLADNGAVWLLTPGAGKPGTVEPGLISESAQLAGLVQTKAERLGEWQGSCLVQRGYTKK; encoded by the coding sequence GTGGCTGACGCTGCAGTCAAGCTCGGAATCAAGGAAGGGCAGATCGCCCTGGAGCTTGGTTGGGACGAGGATTGCGATACCGCAATCTCTGAATCGATCGAGGCCGTGCTCGGCGACGACTTCTTGGAAGAAGAAAATGACGAGCTGTGCGATGTAGTTCTTCTTTGGTGGCGCGAAGAAGATGGCGACCTTGTGGATGGACTGGTGGACGCGAGCCGCCCGCTGGCCGATAACGGCGCAGTCTGGCTGCTTACTCCGGGCGCCGGCAAGCCGGGAACCGTAGAGCCTGGGCTCATCTCTGAGTCCGCTCAGCTGGCAGGCCTGGTGCAGACCAAGGCGGAGCGCCTAGGCGAGTGGCAAGGCTCGTGCTTGGTGCAGCGCGGCTACACCAAGAAGTAG
- the aceE gene encoding pyruvate dehydrogenase (acetyl-transferring), homodimeric type, which translates to MAEKDAHQGDSNFPLIRDGVASYLHDNDPEETREWMDSLDGLLDHSDPERARYLMLRLLERATAKRVEMPSLTSTDFVNTIPTTMEPEFPGDEELEKRYRRWIRWNAAIMVHRAQRPGIGVGGHISTYAGAAPLYEVGLNHFFKGKDDPSGGDQVFFQGHASPGMYARAYMEGRLTEKDLDSFRQEVSRGEGEGLPSYPHPRLMPWFWEFPTVSMGLGPINAIYQARFNKYLETRGIKDTSNQHVWAFLGDGEMDEPESRGLLQIASLYELDNLTFVVNCNLQRLDGPVRGNTQIIQELESFFRGAGWEVIKVIWGRGWDKLLEKDTEGALVNVMNTTSDGDYQTFKANDGAYVREHFFGRDERTAKLVEDMSDDEIWALRRGGHDYRKVYAAYARALENKGTGKPTVILAHTIKGYGLGHNFEGRNATHQMKKLTLDDLKRFRDKQEIPFSDEELEKDPYLPPYYHPGKDSPEIKYMLERRKELGGFLPERREDFTPLEAPALDKLRSVRKGSGKQEVATTMALVRTFKEIMRNKELGKRVVPIIPDEARTFGMDSWFPTMKIWNPRGQNYVPVDHDLMLSYREATDGQIMHEGISEAGAAASFTAAATSYATQGEAMIPLYIFYSMFGFQRTGDAFWAAGDQMGRGFIIGATAGRTTLTGEGLQHMDGHSPVLAATNPAVVSYDPAFGYEVAHLVTRGIERMYGKDNEAIMYYLTVYNEPVHQPAEPEDLDVEGLHKGIYHYNTAEGGSIAANILASGVGVHEALRAQQLLADDFDVKASIFSVTSWNELARDGARRNKEALRKGEEPTEAFATSQLKGYEGPFVGVSDFTTELQEQIRPYVPGTYITLGADGFGFSDTREGARRYFNIDAESIVVAVLDGLAREGKIERSVVEKAAKDLKLDDPTATTHIED; encoded by the coding sequence ATGGCCGAGAAGGACGCCCACCAGGGCGACTCCAACTTCCCCCTCATCCGCGACGGCGTTGCATCGTATCTTCACGATAATGATCCAGAAGAGACCCGCGAGTGGATGGACTCCCTCGATGGTCTGCTGGACCACTCCGATCCGGAGCGCGCCCGCTACCTGATGCTGCGCCTGCTCGAGCGCGCCACTGCGAAGCGCGTTGAGATGCCATCGTTGACGTCTACGGACTTCGTCAACACCATCCCCACCACCATGGAGCCGGAGTTCCCAGGTGATGAGGAGCTGGAAAAGCGCTACCGCCGCTGGATCCGCTGGAACGCAGCCATCATGGTGCACCGCGCACAGCGCCCGGGCATTGGTGTGGGCGGCCACATCTCCACCTACGCAGGCGCTGCCCCGCTGTATGAGGTCGGCCTAAACCACTTCTTCAAGGGCAAGGACGATCCTTCGGGCGGCGACCAGGTCTTCTTCCAGGGCCACGCTTCCCCGGGCATGTACGCGCGCGCATACATGGAAGGCCGCCTAACCGAAAAGGATCTTGATAGCTTCCGCCAAGAGGTCTCCCGCGGTGAGGGCGAGGGCCTGCCGTCCTACCCGCACCCGCGCCTGATGCCATGGTTCTGGGAATTCCCCACCGTGTCCATGGGCTTGGGCCCGATTAACGCTATCTACCAGGCACGCTTTAATAAGTACCTGGAGACCCGCGGCATCAAGGACACCTCCAACCAGCACGTCTGGGCTTTCTTGGGCGATGGCGAGATGGACGAGCCAGAATCCCGCGGTCTGCTGCAGATCGCATCCCTCTACGAGCTGGATAACCTCACCTTCGTGGTCAACTGCAACCTGCAGCGCCTTGACGGCCCGGTTCGCGGCAATACCCAGATCATCCAGGAGCTGGAGTCCTTCTTCCGCGGCGCCGGCTGGGAGGTCATCAAGGTTATTTGGGGCCGCGGCTGGGATAAGCTGCTGGAAAAGGACACCGAGGGTGCCCTGGTCAACGTCATGAACACCACCTCCGATGGTGACTACCAGACCTTCAAGGCCAACGACGGCGCCTATGTGCGCGAGCACTTCTTCGGCCGCGATGAGCGCACGGCCAAGCTGGTAGAAGACATGTCCGATGATGAGATTTGGGCACTGCGCCGCGGCGGCCACGATTACCGCAAGGTCTACGCCGCCTACGCTCGCGCGCTGGAGAACAAGGGCACCGGCAAGCCAACCGTCATCCTGGCGCACACCATTAAGGGCTATGGCCTGGGCCACAACTTCGAGGGCCGCAACGCCACCCACCAGATGAAGAAGCTGACCCTGGATGATCTGAAGCGCTTCCGCGATAAGCAGGAGATTCCGTTCTCCGATGAGGAGCTGGAGAAGGATCCGTACCTGCCGCCGTACTACCACCCGGGCAAGGATTCCCCGGAGATCAAGTACATGCTGGAGCGTCGTAAAGAGCTCGGCGGCTTCCTGCCGGAGCGCCGTGAGGACTTCACCCCGCTTGAGGCACCTGCGCTGGATAAGCTGCGCTCCGTGCGCAAGGGCTCCGGCAAGCAGGAAGTAGCCACCACCATGGCCTTGGTGCGCACCTTCAAGGAAATCATGCGCAACAAGGAGCTGGGCAAGCGCGTCGTGCCGATCATTCCGGACGAGGCCCGCACCTTTGGTATGGACTCCTGGTTCCCCACCATGAAGATCTGGAACCCGCGCGGCCAGAACTACGTGCCGGTTGACCATGACCTGATGCTTTCCTACCGCGAGGCCACCGACGGCCAGATCATGCACGAGGGAATTTCTGAGGCCGGCGCCGCTGCCTCCTTCACCGCGGCAGCTACGTCCTACGCCACCCAGGGCGAGGCCATGATTCCGCTGTACATCTTCTACTCGATGTTCGGCTTCCAGCGCACCGGCGATGCCTTCTGGGCGGCCGGTGACCAGATGGGCCGCGGCTTCATTATCGGCGCTACCGCCGGCCGCACCACCCTGACCGGTGAGGGCCTGCAGCACATGGACGGCCACTCCCCGGTCTTGGCCGCTACCAACCCGGCCGTGGTTTCTTATGACCCGGCCTTCGGCTACGAGGTTGCGCACCTGGTCACCCGCGGCATTGAGCGCATGTACGGCAAGGACAACGAGGCCATCATGTACTACCTCACCGTCTACAACGAGCCGGTGCACCAGCCTGCCGAGCCGGAGGACTTGGACGTGGAGGGCCTGCACAAGGGCATCTACCACTACAACACCGCAGAGGGCGGCTCCATTGCCGCCAATATCTTGGCTTCCGGCGTGGGCGTGCACGAGGCGCTGCGCGCGCAGCAGCTGCTTGCCGACGACTTCGATGTCAAGGCCTCCATCTTCTCCGTCACCTCCTGGAACGAACTGGCCCGCGACGGTGCCCGCCGCAACAAGGAGGCCCTGCGCAAGGGCGAGGAGCCGACCGAGGCATTTGCTACCTCCCAGCTCAAGGGCTACGAGGGTCCGTTCGTTGGCGTCTCTGACTTCACCACCGAGCTGCAGGAGCAGATCCGCCCGTACGTCCCAGGTACCTACATCACCTTGGGTGCGGATGGCTTCGGCTTCTCCGATACTCGCGAGGGCGCACGCCGCTACTTCAACATCGATGCCGAGTCCATCGTCGTCGCCGTACTCGATGGCCTGGCTCGCGAGGGCAAGATTGAGCGCTCCGTAGTGGAGAAGGCAGCCAAGGATCTCAAGCTGGATGATCCGACCGCTACCACCCACATCGAGGACTAA